GATCCGAAAATCGCCATGGCTACTATGCTTATTTCTGCCGGCATCAATGTTGTTTTAAATCCGCTGTTTATTTTCTACTTTCAACTGGGGATCACCGGTTCGGCGCTTGCCACTGTGATTGCTCAAATGGTAGCTTCTGTATGGATTATACTGCATTTTCTCCGGAAAAAGAGTTATTTGCGGCTAAAAAACCAGTATATGGCCTTGGATTTTACCGTTGTTTTTCAGATTATAAAAACCGGCGCATCTCCCTTTTTGATGCAAATCGCCGCCAGTGTTGTCAATGTACTGTTTAATCATAGCCTGCTGCTATATGGCGGAGAAATTGCCGTTGCTTGCATTGGTGTGATCACCCGGATAGGGATGCTGCTATTGATGCCGATTTTCGGAATTAGTCAGGGTGCACAGCCGATTATTGGCTATAACTATGGCGCGAGAAGCTATAACCGGGTCATTGAAGCAGTCCGCAGGGCAAGTTATGCTGCTTCCGCGTTATCGCTGGCAGGATTCCTGGTAGTACAATTTTTTAGTGAAAGCATTGTCGGTGTGTTTAACCAAAATGCAGAGTTTATTGCCATAGGTGCCAAAGGCCTTCGTCTGTTTCTGCTGCTGCTTCCCGTTATCGGCTTTCAGGTGATCGGTGCCAATTACTTTCAGGCGGTTGGCAAGGCTCAATATGCTATTTTCTTCAGTATGTCCCGTCAGGTGATTATACTTATCCCAATGCTCTTACTGTTGCCGCCTTTATTCGGTTTGAATGGGGCTTGGGCCGCTGCACCGCTGGCCGATCTGGGCTCGTTTTTGTTAACCGGTTATTTTTTATTTAAAGAAATTCGCACACTCAGGCAGTCAGAGACACTATAAAATAGTACTAAGGCTTGCAGGGCAGGGGTTATTGTAATATGCTGTTAGTAAGACTTAAATGCGCTCTCTGACTGAAAGCTAATACACTGGGCCGTCTAAACTTGTATTAGGAGGGACTTCCTTGATTAAATGTGAACGTATGTTATCAGAATTTTTTGAGTTGGTAAAAATATCTTGTCCATCCCGTGATGAACGTAAGGTGGCTGACTTATTGTTTTCCCGACTGGAGAAACTTGGCTTAAAAGTTGAGGAGGATCAGGCGGGTAAGGCGATTGCCGGCAATACCGGTAATTTGATAGCTCTTTTGGCGGGGAATGTGTCTGGGGCGCCAACTGTGCTGTTTACGGCACACCTGGACTGTGTTGAACCCTGCAGCGGTATTGAGCCGGTA
This genomic window from Propionispora vibrioides contains:
- a CDS encoding MATE family efflux transporter, producing MEGSAALGQERVDKLLWRYSVPAMIGMVVNALYNIVDSIFVGNGVGEFALAAVAIAFPVMIILMGFGMLIGVGAGSLVSIRMGEGRKEDAEKILGNAFTLSVLCAIVLSAIILPFLDPVLQLLGAEPNILPYARDFTKVILWGSLFMYVGFGLNSIVRAQGDPKIAMATMLISAGINVVLNPLFIFYFQLGITGSALATVIAQMVASVWIILHFLRKKSYLRLKNQYMALDFTVVFQIIKTGASPFLMQIAASVVNVLFNHSLLLYGGEIAVACIGVITRIGMLLLMPIFGISQGAQPIIGYNYGARSYNRVIEAVRRASYAASALSLAGFLVVQFFSESIVGVFNQNAEFIAIGAKGLRLFLLLLPVIGFQVIGANYFQAVGKAQYAIFFSMSRQVIILIPMLLLLPPLFGLNGAWAAAPLADLGSFLLTGYFLFKEIRTLRQSETL